agtgggggtgcatagaacatattattgtccaaaacaaatttggggttgacttctcctttaaatcagaataccatatttagctAAACGGGGGcatatagaacatattgtaaagaaacagAACTCTTCTCAACAGAAGATCTGCGCACATATCTATCGATATGTTAGCATCATTTATTAATCTTGATGATGTGACAGTCACCCGTCCGGAGGGTCACACAAAGAGCGACAAAATGGCTCCTTTGCATCACCTGCAAACCTGACGATGTTGTTTCCTGTGTTGGCGTGGTCTGTGGTcgctcacttcctgttgtgCAGCGCTGGTAATGTCCCTGTTGAATGTCACCGTTTTGTTCTGTGGTCACACAAGTAGGCACTTTCTCAGcccaaagcttttttttctcctttttttgcaTATGACCGCTTCAGTTACTGCTACTTCTCTACTCCAGTTTCGTGAGGGTtggttttattgtgtgtttcaGTTCAGTTGAAGTTTGAAGGCGGGGCTTGTCAGGGAGCAGGAGTCAAAGCCACGGACCCCTCGGCTATGGCCGGACTTCCCGCGCTCCCCTCCTGTCGATGTCCTTCCTTCGCCGTCTGATCCAGACtggcttcctcctcctcctccatcttcaCAACCACCGCCGCCTCTTCGGCCTTCATGGCGGTCAAAGTGTCTGCGGCGCTGGCCTGGGCGTAGGCGCCCACGCTGGCGTGGCTGAGGCCGTGCACCTTCTTCAAGTGCTTCTCCAGGGTGGCGTATACCGTGAAAGGCACGGCGCAAAGCTGGCACAAGAACGGCGCCTTGGCCCCCTGGGCGCCGTGCGTCTTCATATGCCGCGTCAGCTTGGAGCTCTGGGCGCAGGCGTAGCTGCACAGGCCGCAGCGGTACGGCCGCTCGCCCGTGTGGCTGCGGCGGTGCACCGTCAGGTTGCTGCTGTTGCGGAACTGCTTGCCGCAGTACTCGCAGGCTTcgtccttcttcttcttggcgGCCGAGCCGGACGCGGCGCCGACGCTCCTCCTCTCGTTGTCCCGTTGCCACTCCTGCACCGCCTCGCTGACTTTGGCCGAGCTGAAGTCGATGATCTCGGTCCGCTCGGTGATCTCGGGCCGCTTGGGCGTGCAGTTCCCGCTGGCGATGCCACTCTCGCCGCTGCCGCCCGTCTCGCCGCTCTCCAGGGAGCCCTCGGAGGGGCTGGCGCACGGGGAGGCGTGCCGGGGCTCCACCGGCGCCTCGGACTCCTCCTCGCCGCCATCCCGCTGGGTTTGGTAGAGCCTCAGCAGCTCCCTGTCTGAGGGCCTGACCTGCGAAGGGAGCAGCATCAGGCTCGAGGCGATGGCGGGGTGCTTGGGCACCGTCAGGTCCAACTCGGCGGGGCCCGGCGCTCTCATGTCCATCATCGCCTTCCCTGGCTGCATTTGCAACCTCCCCCTGCTAGATTCCATCACCATCACATCCACCGATTCATACATGCTCCCCGCTGCCTCCCGGTGGTGACTCCGGATATGGCGGGCCAGCTGCCCACTCTGGGCGAAGGCCTGGCCGCACACCCCGCAGTGGTACGGCTTCTCGCATGCGTGAGTCCGGCGATGGGCGGAAAGGGCGCGTGGGGACCGAAAACTATGATTGCACAGCTCGCAGTGGAAATCAGCTTGGAGGACTCCCGTTTGAGGAAAAGGGGACGCCGCCGGCGGGGAGGAGGACGGGGATGGCGCCAGGCCTCCCGGCGAGCTGACGGcggggttgttgttgttgttaacgtTGTTGGTGCCCTCAGCGAGCCCCCGCAGCAGCTCGGAGAAGTTGAGAGCCTGCAGGTGGTTGGGCGATGGGGTGGCGGGAGGTTGGCAGGCGCGAGCCAGGCGCAGGGTGGGCTGGAAGGCCGAGGCAAGCGCTTGGCTCAGGTGGCGAGGGTCCAGCGTGGCCGCGACGGGTTTGTTCTCCTTCAGACTTCTTCCCACTCGGACatcctcgtcgtcgtcgtcgtcgtcctggTAGATGCTGAGGGAGTGTGCGTGCTGGGCGTGCTGCAACAGGGCCCAGGCGGATGGCAAGACACTCTCACACTGCTGGCATGTGAAGTAGGAAGGCTCCTCGGaccctggagaaaaaaaaagacagcactATTAGTGACACGCAAGGGTCACGGTGGAGGAGCCAATCCGAGTTGACTTGGCAAGAAAACAGTTCTCAGGTGCCTTATTATGTTTGTGACACACTTCTGTCAAAATACCCAAAGGATCAAAGACGTTCTTTTTAGAGCCTTGCTGAAATTAGCttttgagggggcggtcctgtctcatgcaaatgagccactacTCCGAGTCTTAGAATCGAGAGTGGTTGTATATTCACGATCAGGAGGTATACGTTATGCtatagaagaaagaaaatattttctgtcTGTGCAGTTCGGTACCAAACAACTACAGTCTGCCTTTTACCAAtcagtttagcttaatgctaacttatACGGATAACACCATTCGCAAGCTGACAATTAGCATCAATGCTCCCAGTTTTAGAAACCTTTAAGCGACGGATATTTAAACATAAACAGTGGAGCATTTTACTGAGTCAATCACAGTATTACAAGTAGATTCTTCTTTGTTTACGTCTGCATGACTCTACTGCCTTCCGGTGGCCAGTGTGGGAACAGCATATTGGATCATTACCCACAAATATGGAACAcaaactgtttatttatttatttttacattagatttaaaTGTGCTATTACGCAGTGCAATATTATcgagtgctattttttttctcattgaaaacacaaataaaatgtgcGTTTTATTACGGAGGCTGGAATGGATTGATAgcacttccattcatttcactgggcaAAGATGACTTGGTGACAGAACGAATTAAACTTGTACGTCTGTATACGAGATTTCCTTTTGAGATGAAATACTGAAACATTTTCCATTacattcccctttttttttttgtagcatatGTATTATGACCCACGTACAGTATGTGGTACGAACACATCAACAATATTGGGGACCAGTGGCAGTTTTCCTGGCCTTTTGGGGGGatgatgggaaatgtagttgtctattttaaacatggaaAGGAAAAGGTCAAAAGGTTGCAGGTATGAAAACTGCCTTATTGCTCATGATTTTAGTCTGGAAATCTTTGAATTGACGGCTCCCTGATTGATTGTCGAATCAGATTGCGTACGAGAAAAACGCAGGATGCATCGTCTGGCGACGTCAAAGCCGAAGTACAGCCGCGTTTTCCAAGCCGGGGCAGAGCGGAGGCGTGTTGCCGGCTACATCTTGCAGATATTTTTATACGTTGGATAGCTTTGTCTCCTAAGCGAGAAGCCACTTTCCAATTAAGCTGCAAATTGCTAATTAGCAGAACGTGGAAAACGAATgctttatgcaaatgagccactgaCTCAGCCTGCTTGACAAATGAGGCCTTTTCTGCATTAATCAACACTGGAGAGACGATCTCCAAATTGTGGCGGGGGGGAGAAAGTgctctattttttctttttctttctttccgaGAGGTTCAAAGCCGACTGCTATAAGCCTCTTTCATGTTTCCTCAAGTCAAATCCTTCTGTATTTTACTGGAGGGGAGGAGGAGAGAGATGAAAAAGAGAGCAACTGTTTCTCCGTTTCTTTCTCCCCTCTTTTCTGCCTGTGTGGTGCTTATGTCCTTTAACCTAGCCCGAGGAGGGAGCCAGCAAAAGTTGGGATGacgaaaagaaaggaaaaaaaaaaatagggtgaGAGCAGGAAAAGAGAGATAGGTAGGTCAGGGCTCGggagataaaaaagaaaatgagataAAAAGATTATAAAGTAGCGCAAGGGAGGGGAGGACACCGTGAAAATATGTCACCCCTTTGGATTGTACTTTAGACCCATCCTCCAAGCCCTCCGCCCCCAAATCTATCCCTGAGGGGGCGGCAGCATTGgtgatggggggtgggggggggcatggTGGCTTTTGTCTTGCGGTCCGCAGTGAAACACAATACCCagccgctctctctctctctctctctctctattcccctccactctctctctccctctttttttgtgtgtgtaaggaTTCCCATTTGGCCCGGGGTAGCACTTGAATATTAAGCAGAAGCAATAACTACTAATTAAAAATGCAGATTGGCTGGGAGCACTAACGAGCAGCAGGCAGAATCTCTTCTCCCCCGGGAGGCCGAGACGGAGAGGGGAGGCGAGAAATTGAAAGAGGGCGAAGCGAAAGTGTGCTGaagacggaggaggaggaggaggaggaggagggcggcggtggagatgaataaaaaaaaaaaaataaacaaggagaataaataaaaaggaacgAGACAGATGCACAAGGCTCTTCAGTAATCCTTCCCCACTCTCACCCCACCaccgcacacacaaaagcacacacatgcGTCTTTCTTAGATGCGGAAAAAGAAGAGGAGCGACGACGTCTGCTTGCGGGATAACCGCGCTCTCACTTTCGCTGAAAACAGATCGCCACCCAACGCTTTCCAAAACAAACTCGCACGCCCcaaatgggtgtcaattattgAGGTGTTAAGTTGGCAACATCGTTTCTTGTCAAAgggctttttttgtttacttacaacatactgtacaaaagGAAGACACTGTAAAGGTACTGTAAAAAGAGCAGAAGTTTATAATAATATCTTTGggtgaatgattttgaaaaataatctaattgtgaatcccccccccccccccctcaaaattgTAACtcaatgtcattaaaaaaaaattaagtaagctTTAGACCACAATTTAACCATTCTATTTTGGTTTCAAAGGGGgtacatttgttatttttgatatatttatttatttatttttattttacaatactgcggtgccttgagatacaagttgaaGTCATTCCATGTCatgtttccccattgaaatgaatggaaattacATCAATTCATTTCAGCCTCAGAAAAAAATCGAATGTGTTCATAATAAGGAAAAATGTACTCTataattctatttaaaaaaaaaaacaacaacaactcaatAGATTGTAAAAGAATCTGATAAAATATTTGTGCACTTTGATTAAGTCTTTGCAGCGCCTTCTGTTGTGCACAACTTGGCCACTAGGAGGAAGTATAATACACAGACACAaataaagaagagtttcacaactactgtaagtcACTCACTCAGGAAGCCACAGCAATATTGGCCGCGTTTCCCTAAAggctaattaaaatatattcctGTGAGTATTCTTATATTGTTGGTCACCGTCAAGtagatgcaattttttttttttttggaaacagtGAAGGCAGCATCCCCCCTGCACCCCTCCCTGAGCGTTGCACAAAGGAAGGAACTGCTAACGTGTGTGCACACGACATCGGAGGTTTCGACATGTGCACGAGGGACGCTCGTCTACCTGCTGTGAGACGCTGCGAAGTCCTGGAAGGAGcaaagacctccaccaaggctcaAATGTTTTGGTATAGCCTCATAGCATAATTGGTTATAAATCTGCTAGGACATCTTTAGCTCTactgacttttttaaaatactggAATTGCTATGAagatactttattttatttttttaaacattttggatCCATATCAAACTTTACTTCTCTTGTTGCTATTAAAATCCAACATATGTACAAATAATCTGTCGATTTACACTGCTAATAAATCTAGATCAGATCCGGATTCAACTTGTTTTGACATGACAACATCCAGCATAATCTTTGCAAGCACAATGCGGACATGATTTTAAAGAGATGCAAAAGTTGACCTCTCTTAATATGTTTATCCTGGGATATTTtgaccactgccacctactgtagtggatgtcaAATTACACCTCACGAACCCAAGGATCGTGCATTTGCATGAGAGAAACTTTTGGGGCGTTTTCTGGAAATGTCCAGTGTTTTCCGTCCATCCTCAAAACACTGATGCTTTCCATGACAGACCTTCTAATTACGGGAACAACCTCTTTGAGTAATTTCCCTTTAATTAAGCTTAGCGAGGAAACCAATTATCAAACCTGTTTGAGATTCATATCGTTGTTCTTTCCAAACAGACCGGAAAAACAACACTTCCACACAAAACCTGCACGCACAAGATTTTGGACACGTCATTGAAGAGGCTCATGATGGTGTTATAAACCGTTTATAAGCCTTTAATAACCAGTTATG
The genomic region above belongs to Vanacampus margaritifer isolate UIUO_Vmar chromosome 5, RoL_Vmar_1.0, whole genome shotgun sequence and contains:
- the znf296 gene encoding zinc finger protein 296; translated protein: MSRRKLGSRPQHLSAIHESPDAADGSAPPPQDHRAAPHILTPDGGGDLLTCGQCSRAFPLAHILAFIQHKQGGCLPRNQAPDARAEPPSPAHRTLQRHYTAGTPTGAGAALPGFIELRREEAAARERAWGAELGVKVKVEPGKAGSEEPSYFTCQQCESVLPSAWALLQHAQHAHSLSIYQDDDDDDEDVRVGRSLKENKPVAATLDPRHLSQALASAFQPTLRLARACQPPATPSPNHLQALNFSELLRGLAEGTNNVNNNNNPAVSSPGGLAPSPSSSPPAASPFPQTGVLQADFHCELCNHSFRSPRALSAHRRTHACEKPYHCGVCGQAFAQSGQLARHIRSHHREAAGSMYESVDVMVMESSRGRLQMQPGKAMMDMRAPGPAELDLTVPKHPAIASSLMLLPSQVRPSDRELLRLYQTQRDGGEEESEAPVEPRHASPCASPSEGSLESGETGGSGESGIASGNCTPKRPEITERTEIIDFSSAKVSEAVQEWQRDNERRSVGAASGSAAKKKKDEACEYCGKQFRNSSNLTVHRRSHTGERPYRCGLCSYACAQSSKLTRHMKTHGAQGAKAPFLCQLCAVPFTVYATLEKHLKKVHGLSHASVGAYAQASAADTLTAMKAEEAAVVVKMEEEEEASLDQTAKEGHRQEGSAGSPAIAEGSVALTPAP